A segment of the Desulfomicrobium macestii genome:
GGCCTTGGCGGTTTCCACCAGCGAGAACAGCATGGCGCTGGCGTCGGCACCTTTGGGTACTCCGGCAAAGAGCCAGTTTTTACGGCCCAGGGCTACGGGGCGGATGGCGTTCTCGGCCGCGTTGTTGTCAGGCGTGAGCAATCCGCAGTCCACGTAGCGCACTGCCCGGCTCCACTGGTTGCGAGCGTAGGTCATGGCCTGCCCGAGCAAGCTCTTGGGCGGGAAGTGGTCGATGCGGTCATCGAGGATGGTCCGAATCTCGTCGAGGATGGGGACGGCCTGCTCCCGCCGCTTGGAGACTTTTTCCTCCGGCGACAGCTCTTTGATATTGTGCTCGACTTTGTAGAGCAGCCCGATGAGATCCAGGATCTCCTTGGCCGTCCCGTGCATGACCTTCTTCGAGGTCTCCTCTTGGACGTCGACGAACTTACGACGGATGTGGGCCATGCAGCCGACATGGATGATGTCGTCCGATTCGCCGAGAGCCTGATACCCTGCGTAGCCGTCGGTTTGGATGTAACCTTTGAACTCGCCCAGATACTCTTTCGGGACAGAGCCCGACCTGGTCGGGTCGTAGCGATAGACCACGGTCGGCCGATCGGGTTTGCCGCCACGGAAGAGCCACAGGTATGACGTCGAGGTGTCGGGTCGCCCTGGTTCCTTGAGGACTTGCAGAGTGGTTTCGTCCATGTTGATGACTGGTCCGGAGCGGATTTCCGCTCGGAACAGCTCATGAAGCGACTCCAGCGCCTTGGCCACGGCCATGGCCCACCCGGACATGGAATGACGCGGAATGTCCACGCCCAGACGGGCAAACTGCTTGGTCTGGCGGTAGAACGGCATGGCATCGACGAACTTTGCGGTAATGACCTGCGCCAGCAGGCTCGGAGTGGCCATACCCTTGGGGATGATTTGCGGTGGCATGGGCGCGATGCGCACCACCGGCATGCCCTCCTCGCCGTCGCAGGCCGGACAGGCGTATTTGGGCCGGATATGGCGCTCCACCTGCATGACGGCCGGGACGTAGTCGAGCTTTTCGGAGACCTCTTCGCCGATGCGCTTCAGACAAGTCCCGCAGGCGCAGACTTTCTGATCCTCGGGCAGATCGTGGATGATTTCGATGCGCGGCAGATGATCCGGCAGCGGTTTACGCCCACGCTTGGTCCTGGTGTGTGCCGGGATCTCGACGACAGGCACTTCCACCGGTTTCGCTTCTGCGATCCTAACCAAGGGCAGAGGCAGGATGCCCTGGAAGAGGTCTTTGGATTTCTCGGACTTGGGAGCGTATAGGGCGGCCTGCAACAGGGCCACGCGGTCCTGAAGATGGCGGTTTTGTTGGTAGTAATCCCAGACCAGATGCTTGAGTTGCCCGACGTCATCGGGAAGATTTTCGATGTCTCCCATGCAAGTGTGCTTAGCAATAATGCATTGAAATAGCAAAGATTTTATTGCTACAGAACCGATTTGTAGTGTAGCCTTTGGTGCGCTCCTTGCGGCGAGAGGGTAAGTCCATCAAGGAGCCAGCCGAGCTGTTGCGGAGTGATGTTTATGACCTCAGACACCCGCTCGGGCCAGCAGAATCGATGCTTTTCCAGACGCTTGTGCCAGAGGCAGAAGCCGTTGCGATCCCAGTACAGCACCTTGATGGCGTCGCGTCTGCGGTTGCAGAAGACGAAGAGGTGCCCGGAGAAAGGATCCAGATCGAGGATGCCCTGGACCGTCATGCTCAGCCTGTCGATACCGGCTCGCACGTCCGTAACTCCAGGGGCAAGATAGACCTTTGTTGCGGGCATTCTCAGCATCGAGGCTCCAGCACGGACAACAGCCTGGTCAGCGTGCCCTCGTCGAAGTCGGCAGGGACATCCAGGGCGTAGCGATTACCGACCAGAAGACCTATAGACGGAGCCTTCGCAGCTAGCGTGAATGGGAGAGGGACAATCGCGGGCGGCAAGGCGGGCACATCCACTGTTGCCGAGCGCGATTTGCGTAGCCAGTAACGAAACGAACTGAAATCCAGGCCGTGCGCCGTGCAATACGCGGCCTTGCTCATGCCGCTTTGCCGCCACTGCTCCACATGAGCGAGCCATCGGGCAGCACGGTTCTGGCGGATGCGAGATTTCATGAGGACCTCCTTGGATTGAAGGTCCTTTATCTCATAGCTTGAAATTATTGGAAGATGGGCTCTATTGAGCGCTTACCTTACATTTTTATTTCAAAATTTTAGCGCCTTCTACGGTTAAAATTTTGCCAATATCCACATTGGATTTGACTTGATTTTTGGAACTTTTTTCCAATATAATCCCAGCGTTTTGGGTAGGTTTACAACAGCATTTAGCCTCTAGTAGGACATTATTGTGGCAAGTTTTCAGCGGTCCAAAAATCAAATTTTTTAGGCTTTCACTGAATTTTTTTCGAGCTTATTGAACCAGCCCTTGGCGCGACATACCAAGACCTTGAGCCCCCTAGACGGCCGACTTTAGAGCCGCCTTATGGGGGCCGCCTTGCGGCCCTGCTATGGGAACCCTTGATCCCGCTTTGGTGAGCCCTTTTTATTCCCGCCGCCATCGCCCCTATTCCGGCGCATGCCGGGGTGCATTTGTCATTGCCGCCAAGTGGCATGGCCAGGAGCTGTTTTGGCTGGACCATTCCGGCCTTGGCTGGACCTGGAAAATTTCACCTTGGCTGGGACCTGTTCTGACCACGTTGGCTGGACCAAAAACCAGGGCTCCTGGCCTGGCCAACGACTGGCCCCGGATCGGCCAGGAGCCTCCGTCGCCCGGAGAGTCCTGTCACAGCAAGGGTTCCCAGGCCTTTCGCCTGGCGGGGACCGGCCCCGGGCGGGCAGCTCCGGCCCGAAGAGGGCATGCTGTTCGTGCGTGGGGGGCCGCCAATTTGGACCCCAGAGGGCTGTTTGCGGCCTTGAAGGATCCTAAACCGGCCTTGGGCTATCCGGGGCCTTTTAGGCGGCGCAAACGCCTTTTTGGCGTTTTTTTGCCCCCCCCCCGGGGCGCACGGCCTCCTGGATGGGCGGGCTATGTGCGCTATCCCTTGAATCCAGCGCAGGCGGGGCCTTACGGCCCGTTTTTGGCCATACCTGGCGCTTGTCATCGCGGACGGCCGGTTCCGGCGGAGCCGGGGCCGTAAGCGCGGGCTTTTGGGGGGATCCAGGGCTCTTGAAGCCTTGGTGGCCCTTGATCTTCGGACTTGGCTGGACCTGGACTGGTTTGAGAAAACCTGATGTTCTCGCGGCTCAGAGGCGGCCCCGGCCGGCGGAAGCCGTGCGCTCTGGGCACAGTGCCGGGCGGCCGGGTCATGGTGGCCCCTAAACCGTTTTTGGGGGACCCAGGGCTCTGGCCAGGGGGATCCATGGCTTTACTGGCTGGACCTGGACGGTTTTGTTTTGGCTGGACCTAAAACGGCTTTGGGAGTCGAAAATGCGAAGGAAGTTTTGTTGGGATGGCGAGGTGTGTGTGCGGGGGTACCCAGGGACGTTTTGAGTGCGAGATTTGGACTAGGGGGCTGGGAGGGGTGTAAATGCGGGCCTGGGCGATTGTTACGGAGATCGCTTCCCCAAGATTGGA
Coding sequences within it:
- the tnpA gene encoding IS66 family insertion sequence element accessory protein TnpA, which codes for MKSRIRQNRAARWLAHVEQWRQSGMSKAAYCTAHGLDFSSFRYWLRKSRSATVDVPALPPAIVPLPFTLAAKAPSIGLLVGNRYALDVPADFDEGTLTRLLSVLEPRC
- the tnpC gene encoding IS66 family transposase; translated protein: MGDIENLPDDVGQLKHLVWDYYQQNRHLQDRVALLQAALYAPKSEKSKDLFQGILPLPLVRIAEAKPVEVPVVEIPAHTRTKRGRKPLPDHLPRIEIIHDLPEDQKVCACGTCLKRIGEEVSEKLDYVPAVMQVERHIRPKYACPACDGEEGMPVVRIAPMPPQIIPKGMATPSLLAQVITAKFVDAMPFYRQTKQFARLGVDIPRHSMSGWAMAVAKALESLHELFRAEIRSGPVINMDETTLQVLKEPGRPDTSTSYLWLFRGGKPDRPTVVYRYDPTRSGSVPKEYLGEFKGYIQTDGYAGYQALGESDDIIHVGCMAHIRRKFVDVQEETSKKVMHGTAKEILDLIGLLYKVEHNIKELSPEEKVSKRREQAVPILDEIRTILDDRIDHFPPKSLLGQAMTYARNQWSRAVRYVDCGLLTPDNNAAENAIRPVALGRKNWLFAGVPKGADASAMLFSLVETAKANEIEPQAYLKFLFERFPAVQTTEDMKALMPQHVDKSLLPSLPKPKPRKK
- the tnpB gene encoding IS66 family insertion sequence element accessory protein TnpB (TnpB, as the term is used for proteins encoded by IS66 family insertion elements, is considered an accessory protein, since TnpC, encoded by a neighboring gene, is a DDE family transposase.), with amino-acid sequence MLRMPATKVYLAPGVTDVRAGIDRLSMTVQGILDLDPFSGHLFVFCNRRRDAIKVLYWDRNGFCLWHKRLEKHRFCWPERVSEVINITPQQLGWLLDGLTLSPQGAHQRLHYKSVL